One Pseudodesulfovibrio cashew DNA window includes the following coding sequences:
- a CDS encoding FAD-dependent oxidoreductase: protein MSEQKIIVVGGSAAGPKAAARAKRLDESADVTLLQKAPELSMASCGYPYYIGGNFDERSALLATPTGVVRDEAFFAAAKGVKARVNTEVTAIDRDNKTVAFTNSATGESGTLPYDKLVLCTGATPRRPPIPGIDLEGVRGLSEMRDADKLRELRDSGQVNNAVIVGGGLIGIEVCEALADSGMKVDVVEMLPQLLLFLDWEIAKLVERHVGSKGVTVHTENGVSEFVGENGKLTGVKLKDGTIIPCEVAVVSIGVVPNVSLAKEAGLEIGVTGAVAVDEHMRTSDPSIYAAGDCVEINNRITGKKAFAPYGDLANLEARVVADNMILGDKAVFPGTINSGICKVFDLSAGSTGLSEKRAIDEGYEVVTATNASMDKPGFMGAKLLVSKMVADAKTGRILGFQCVGPGEVNRQVAEAAMAVMNGNTVWDIGVADLPYAPPFSLAIDHFITTAHILGNKIDGRMAGISNADVKKLVDSGETPFILDVRAPAEFEEMRLGVGEKLIPLGKLRNALDELPQDKDAEIITFCKISMRGYEAQRVLEANGWTNVKVMEGGIMAWPFAIQR from the coding sequence ATGAGCGAACAGAAAATCATCGTCGTCGGCGGGTCCGCCGCCGGTCCCAAGGCCGCGGCCCGCGCCAAACGGCTTGACGAAAGCGCGGACGTGACCCTGCTGCAGAAGGCCCCCGAGCTGTCCATGGCCTCCTGCGGCTATCCCTACTACATCGGCGGCAACTTCGACGAGCGCAGCGCACTGCTGGCCACCCCCACCGGCGTGGTCCGCGACGAGGCCTTTTTTGCTGCGGCCAAGGGCGTCAAGGCCCGCGTGAACACGGAAGTCACGGCCATCGACCGCGACAACAAGACCGTGGCCTTCACCAACAGCGCCACCGGCGAGTCCGGCACGCTGCCCTACGACAAGCTGGTGCTGTGCACCGGCGCCACTCCGCGCCGTCCGCCCATTCCGGGCATCGACCTGGAGGGCGTGCGTGGCCTGTCCGAGATGCGGGACGCGGACAAGCTCCGCGAGCTGCGCGACTCCGGTCAGGTGAACAACGCGGTCATCGTGGGCGGCGGCCTCATCGGTATCGAGGTCTGCGAGGCCCTGGCCGATTCCGGCATGAAGGTCGACGTGGTCGAGATGCTGCCCCAGCTGCTCCTCTTTCTTGACTGGGAGATCGCCAAGCTGGTGGAGCGTCACGTGGGCTCCAAGGGCGTCACCGTGCACACCGAGAACGGCGTGTCCGAGTTCGTCGGCGAGAACGGCAAGCTCACGGGCGTCAAGCTCAAGGACGGCACGATCATCCCGTGCGAAGTGGCCGTGGTCTCCATCGGCGTGGTCCCCAACGTCTCCCTGGCCAAGGAAGCCGGACTCGAGATCGGCGTGACCGGCGCTGTTGCGGTTGACGAGCACATGCGCACCTCCGATCCCTCCATCTACGCTGCGGGCGACTGCGTGGAGATCAATAACCGGATCACCGGCAAGAAAGCCTTTGCCCCCTACGGCGACCTGGCCAACCTGGAGGCCCGCGTGGTGGCCGACAACATGATCCTTGGCGACAAGGCCGTGTTCCCCGGCACCATCAACAGCGGCATCTGCAAGGTCTTCGATCTCAGCGCAGGCTCCACCGGCCTGTCCGAGAAGCGGGCCATCGACGAAGGCTACGAGGTGGTCACCGCCACCAACGCCAGCATGGACAAGCCCGGTTTCATGGGCGCCAAGCTGCTGGTCTCCAAGATGGTCGCCGACGCCAAGACCGGGCGCATCCTCGGGTTCCAGTGCGTGGGCCCCGGCGAGGTCAACCGGCAGGTTGCGGAAGCGGCCATGGCGGTCATGAACGGCAACACGGTCTGGGACATCGGCGTGGCCGACCTTCCCTACGCGCCGCCGTTCTCCCTGGCCATCGACCACTTCATCACCACCGCGCACATCCTCGGCAACAAGATCGACGGCCGCATGGCGGGCATCAGCAACGCCGATGTCAAGAAGCTGGTTGATTCCGGCGAAACGCCGTTCATCCTGGACGTGCGCGCCCCGGCGGAGTTCGAGGAGATGCGCCTCGGCGTGGGCGAAAAGCTCATCCCCCTGGGCAAGCTGCGTAACGCCCTGGACGAACTGCCCCAGGACAAGGACGCCGAGATCATCACCTTCTGCAAGATATCCATGCGCGGCTATGAAGCGCAGCGGGTGCTGGAAGCTAACGGCTGGACCAACGTCAAGGTCATGGAGGGCGGCATCATGGCCTGGCCCTTCGCCATCCAGCGCTGA